In a genomic window of Cynocephalus volans isolate mCynVol1 chromosome 1, mCynVol1.pri, whole genome shotgun sequence:
- the LOC134363206 gene encoding E3 ubiquitin-protein ligase XIAP-like, whose amino-acid sequence MTFNSFKGSKTCVPTDINKDEEFVEEFDRLKTFANFPRSGPVSASALAGAGFLYTGEGDTVRCFSCHAAVDRWQCGDSALGRHRKVSPNCRFINSFYFENSATQPTNPDVQNGQNKVENYLGNRNRLAFDRPSEIHADYLLRTGQVVDTADTRYPRNPAMCSGAARLKSFQNWPDDAHLTPRELASAGLSYTGTDDQVQCFCCGGKLKNWEACDGVWSEHRQHFPNCFFVSGQNINIRSEFDMVSSDRNFPNSTNLPRNPAMADYEARIITFGTWQYSVNKEQLAKAGFYALSEGDKVKCFHCGGGLTDWKPREDPWEQHAKWYPGCKYLLEEKGQEYVNNIHLTHSHEETIVATAEKTPSLIERIDTIFKNPMVQEAIQMGFNFRDIKKIMEEKIQLSGSNYKSLEVLVADLVSAQKDSAEDESSQTSLQKEINIEEQLRCLQEEKLCKICMERSIAVVFIPCGHLVTCERCAEAIEKCPMCYTVITFKQKIFMS is encoded by the coding sequence ATGACTTTTAACAGTTTTAAAGGATCTAAAACTTGTGTACCTACAGACATCAATAAGGATGAGGAATTTGTAGAAGAGTTCGATAGATTAAAAACATTTGCTAATTTTCCGCGAAGTGGCCCTGTTTCAGCATCAGCACTGGCAGGAGCGGGTTTTCTTTATACTGGTGAAGGCGACACTGTGCGGTGCTTTAGTTGTCATGCCGCAGTCGATAGATGGCAGTGTGGAGACTCAGCACTTGGAAGACACAGGAAAGTATCCCCAAATTGTAGATTTatcaacagtttttattttgaaaatagtgcCACCCAACCTACAAATCCCGATGTCCAAAATGGTCAGAACAAAGTTGAAAACTATCTGGGAAACAGAAATCGTCTTGCTTTCGACAGGCCATCTGAGATTCATGCAGACTATCTTTTGAGAACTGGACAGGTTGTAGATACAGCAGACACCAGATACCCGAGGAATCCTGCCATGTGCAGTGGAGCAGCTAGACTGAAATCGTTTCAGAACTGGCCAGACGATGCCCACTTAACCCCGAGAGAGCTAGCTAGTGCTGGGCTCTCCTACACAGGTACTGATGATCAAGTGCAGTGCTTTTGTTGTggtggaaaactgaaaaattgggAAGCCTGTGATGGTGTCTGGTCAGAACACAGGCAACACTTTCCTAATTGCTTCTTTGTTTCGGGCCAGAACATAAATATTCGAAGTGAATTTGATATGGTGAGTTCTGATAGAAATTTCCCAAATTCAACAAATCTTCCAAGAAATCCAGCCATGGCAGATTATGAAGCACGGATCATTACTTTTGGGACATGGCAATACTCAGTTAACAAGGAGCAGCTTGCAAAAGCTGGATTTTATGCTTTAAGTGAAGGGGATAAAGTCAAGTGCTTTCACTGTGGAGGAGGGCTAACTGATTGGAAGCCCAGAGAAGACCCCTGGGAACAACATGCTAAGTGGTATCCAGGGTGTAAATATCTGCTAGAAGAGAAGGGACAAGAATATGTAAACAATATTCATTTAACCCATTCACATGAGGAAACTATAGTAGCAACTGCTGAAAAAACACCATCATTAATTGAAAGAATTGATACCATCTTCAAAAATCCTATGGTACAAGAAGCTATACAAATGGGATTCAATTTCAgagacattaagaaaataatggaagaaaaaattcaGCTATCTGGGAGCAACTATAAGTCACTTGAGGTTCTGGTGGCGGATCTAGTGAGTGCCCAGAAAGACAGTGCAGAAGATGAATCCAGTCAGACTTCATTGCAGAAAGAGATCAATATTGAAGAACAGCTAAGGTGCCTGCAAGAGGAAAAGCTTTGCAAAATCTGTATGGAGAGAAGTATTGCTGTAGTTTTTATTCCTTGTGGACATCTGGTCACTTGTGAGCGATGTGCTGAAGCAATTGAGAAATGCCCCATGTGCTACACAGTTATTACTTTCAAGCAAAAAATTTTTATGTCTTAA